A window of Salvelinus alpinus chromosome 31, SLU_Salpinus.1, whole genome shotgun sequence contains these coding sequences:
- the rpl34 gene encoding large ribosomal subunit protein eL34, which produces MVQRLTYRRRLSYNTASNKTRLSRTPGNRIVYLYTKKVGKAPKSACGICPGRLRGIRAVRPQVLMRLSKTKKHVSRAYGGAMCAKCVRDRIKRAFLIEEQKIVVKVLKAQAQSQKSK; this is translated from the exons ATGGTCCAGCGCTTGACTTACCGTCGTAGGTTGTCCTACAACACTGCCTCCAACAAAACTAGGCT GTCCCGGACTCCTGGTAACCGCATTGTGTACCTGTACACCAAGAAGGTGGGCAAGGCCCCCAAGTCCGCATGCGGAATCTGCCCTGGTAGACTGCGCGGA ATCCGGGCGGTGAGACCCCAGGTCCTGATGAGGCTCTCAAAAACCAAGAAGCACGTCAGCAGAGCCTACGGTGGAGCCATGTGTGCCAAGTGTGTGCGCGACAG GATCAAGCGAGCTTTCCTGATTGAGGAACAGAAGATCGTTGTCAAGGTTCTTAAGGCACAGGCACAGAGTCAGAAATCTAAGTAA